One region of Candidatus Saccharibacteria bacterium genomic DNA includes:
- the murE gene encoding UDP-N-acetylmuramyl-tripeptide synthetase has translation MNIRSMVKRVVPVKVFEKVGPLGHLAEAVLWNAVYGFPGRGLKVVGVTGTNGKTTTTFFIHHMLVEAGYKAGLMTTVAYGVGKNIQPQVQHMTNVGPRELMVRLKKMKAEGMEWLVLETTSHALAQHRTWGVPYSIAVVTNITHEHLDYHKTFENYRAAKRRMFEMTQRNARGRRLGVVNADDPQSVDFGLETENRVSYGVEAGDVRAKDVQLRADGIRYTATAGTETYHITSRLPGSFNVYNSLAAVCVGQAVGLTREQVEQGIATLAGVEGRMTALDEGQPFSVVVDYAHTPDSFEKLFKDLRPVVKGKLIVMFGSAGRRDEAKRAVQGELAGKYADEVVVTEEDDRDCDGQEIMDQIARGAEKVGKVRDSNLFLVHDRTEAVQFAVSRAHSADDAVLLLGKGHEKDILRGGPRAAELRYLKQDDTNPDRVISVPWDEVAAAKDALRNR, from the coding sequence ATGAATATACGAAGTATGGTAAAACGGGTGGTGCCAGTGAAGGTGTTTGAGAAGGTGGGGCCGCTGGGGCATTTGGCCGAGGCGGTGTTGTGGAATGCGGTGTACGGGTTTCCGGGGCGAGGGCTGAAGGTGGTGGGAGTAACAGGGACAAACGGGAAAACCACCACGACATTTTTCATACATCACATGCTGGTTGAGGCTGGTTACAAGGCTGGGCTCATGACAACAGTGGCTTACGGCGTGGGTAAAAACATTCAGCCACAGGTGCAGCACATGACGAACGTGGGACCGCGGGAACTGATGGTGCGGCTAAAAAAGATGAAAGCCGAGGGCATGGAGTGGCTAGTGCTAGAAACGACATCACATGCGCTCGCGCAGCATCGGACATGGGGCGTGCCGTATAGCATAGCGGTGGTTACGAATATTACTCACGAGCACCTAGATTACCACAAGACATTTGAGAACTACCGAGCAGCGAAGCGGCGGATGTTTGAAATGACGCAGCGAAACGCACGTGGGAGGCGTCTGGGCGTAGTAAATGCCGACGACCCTCAGAGTGTCGACTTTGGGCTAGAAACCGAAAACAGGGTGTCCTATGGGGTTGAGGCTGGCGATGTGCGCGCGAAAGACGTGCAGCTGAGAGCCGATGGCATACGCTACACGGCTACCGCTGGAACGGAAACCTACCATATAACCAGCCGACTGCCGGGTAGTTTTAACGTTTATAACTCCTTGGCTGCGGTGTGTGTTGGACAGGCTGTGGGTTTGACACGCGAGCAGGTAGAGCAGGGGATTGCCACACTCGCTGGTGTCGAGGGTCGCATGACAGCGCTGGACGAGGGGCAGCCATTTTCGGTTGTGGTCGACTACGCACACACCCCAGACAGTTTTGAGAAACTATTTAAAGACCTGCGGCCAGTTGTTAAAGGCAAGCTCATTGTGATGTTTGGTTCGGCTGGGCGGCGCGACGAAGCCAAGCGTGCGGTGCAAGGCGAGTTGGCAGGGAAGTACGCCGACGAAGTTGTTGTGACCGAGGAAGATGACCGCGACTGCGACGGGCAAGAAATAATGGATCAAATTGCGCGTGGAGCAGAAAAAGTCGGAAAAGTGCGTGACAGTAATCTTTTTCTGGTGCATGACCGTACAGAGGCGGTTCAGTTTGCGGTAAGTAGGGCACATAGTGCTGATGATGCTGTGTTACTACTGGGTAAAGGCCACGAAAAAGACATTTTACGTGGCGGACCGCGCGCTGCCGAGCTTCGTTATTTGAAGCAAGACGATACCAACCCCGACCGCGTCATTTCTGTCCCTTGGGACGAGGTCGCCGCGGCAAAAGATGCACTGCGCAACCGGTAG
- a CDS encoding alpha/beta hydrolase, whose amino-acid sequence MSEPNTHPSTNTTPDETPGLTRRIFLSASLNLGVTLATTVAADGAVRRSWNEVIGQEPQIETVYGTSRGSTSQRHLVHVDGTGTTHSWSSHTLIPSAGQFAHIHAVKHGTHGVDPQGIARLVHERIHALDNTPSSQNLYSPLPHEVVLVGTSQGANLVVAMAAELLTNPLYRNTRLGALVLRDPTFGEDSILGVQQLAARGMNAGRAVVSQAGPLEYYLGELAHVSFDSIPWWEKPAEAWRRTMHPIGVKTLSDQLDMIRSFPEQWPGFAKALAGVPIHLIQSGNDELVDSIYSHARLAAQRPDIITHDLPGATHATFYFDDDPMHRAQYYNQSAVIQQILLSLGWKAEWDVARQQPYESPKKTTRRTVDATN is encoded by the coding sequence TTGTCTGAGCCAAATACACACCCTTCTACCAACACAACACCCGACGAAACTCCAGGCTTGACTAGGCGCATCTTTTTATCAGCTAGCTTAAATCTTGGTGTCACCTTAGCAACCACGGTTGCTGCAGATGGGGCGGTTCGGCGTAGTTGGAATGAGGTAATAGGACAAGAGCCTCAAATTGAGACTGTTTATGGTACTAGCCGTGGTTCTACCAGTCAACGTCATCTTGTACACGTCGACGGCACCGGTACAACGCACTCTTGGTCGAGCCACACGCTCATCCCTAGCGCTGGACAATTTGCCCACATTCACGCAGTCAAACACGGAACGCATGGGGTAGACCCCCAAGGAATTGCACGGCTTGTGCATGAACGTATTCATGCCCTTGACAATACGCCTTCCTCGCAAAATCTCTACTCTCCGCTTCCTCATGAAGTTGTTCTAGTAGGGACAAGTCAGGGTGCTAATTTGGTCGTCGCAATGGCCGCTGAGCTCCTAACAAACCCGCTGTACCGAAACACACGTCTCGGTGCCCTTGTGCTTCGAGATCCAACTTTTGGCGAAGACAGTATCCTCGGCGTACAACAACTCGCTGCGCGTGGCATGAATGCAGGTCGTGCAGTAGTCTCCCAAGCCGGGCCACTTGAATACTATCTCGGTGAACTTGCACACGTCTCGTTTGATTCCATCCCTTGGTGGGAGAAGCCCGCTGAGGCCTGGCGCCGTACAATGCATCCCATTGGCGTAAAGACCCTCAGTGACCAATTAGACATGATTCGTAGTTTTCCAGAGCAATGGCCAGGCTTCGCAAAAGCGCTAGCAGGCGTGCCAATCCACCTCATCCAAAGCGGTAACGATGAGCTGGTTGATAGCATTTACTCACATGCTCGCCTGGCCGCTCAACGACCCGACATCATCACCCACGACTTGCCTGGCGCAACGCACGCCACATTCTACTTTGACGACGACCCCATGCACCGAGCACAGTATTATAACCAGTCTGCAGTTATTCAACAGATTCTCCTTTCTCTTGGATGGAAAGCAGAGTGGGATGTTGCCCGCCAACAGCCCTATGAAAGCCCAAAGAAAACAACTAGGCGGACAGTCGACGCTACGAACTAG
- a CDS encoding amidinotransferase: MHTSINTTVLMSDAEYFDDGYAINPFMGGSEQVNISQAISEHNLLTNTLKQIGVAVLQVPAPPRLQDGVYTANWGLVRGDKAVLSSLPTSRQGEQPYAKQALENLGKTIYEVPRGLKFSGQGDALPCGNYLFCGSGYRTDSEVHPFLAETLGYETITLQTIPLLDAGGKPAANAISGWADSYFYDLDLALAVLKFPADNQKGLIAWCPDAFLPESRDRLREFDGVDKIEVSFTEAKEAFACNLVSTGSYVVMSASAPNLRAAIDVHGLQTIPLAMPQLAKGGGFIRCTTLTLDNI; the protein is encoded by the coding sequence ATGCACACCAGCATTAACACGACTGTTCTTATGAGCGACGCGGAATACTTTGACGATGGTTACGCAATAAACCCCTTTATGGGTGGCTCTGAGCAGGTCAATATTTCTCAAGCCATTTCCGAACACAATCTTCTCACTAACACCCTGAAACAAATCGGAGTTGCAGTTTTGCAAGTCCCAGCACCTCCACGGCTTCAAGACGGCGTATATACTGCCAACTGGGGGCTTGTACGGGGCGACAAAGCCGTACTTTCTAGTCTACCCACCTCTAGACAAGGCGAGCAACCGTACGCGAAACAAGCGCTGGAAAACCTGGGTAAAACCATTTACGAAGTACCCCGTGGGCTAAAATTTAGCGGTCAGGGCGACGCACTGCCTTGTGGCAATTACCTGTTTTGTGGCAGCGGCTACCGCACCGACAGCGAAGTTCATCCGTTTTTAGCCGAAACACTAGGCTATGAAACAATCACCTTGCAGACCATACCACTTCTAGATGCCGGCGGTAAACCCGCTGCAAATGCCATTTCTGGATGGGCAGATAGTTATTTTTACGACCTAGATCTAGCACTGGCCGTCCTAAAGTTTCCAGCAGACAACCAAAAAGGTCTCATAGCCTGGTGCCCAGACGCCTTCCTGCCCGAAAGCAGAGACAGACTCCGTGAATTCGATGGTGTTGATAAAATAGAGGTCAGTTTTACGGAAGCCAAAGAAGCTTTCGCCTGTAACCTAGTAAGCACGGGCAGTTATGTAGTCATGAGCGCCAGTGCGCCAAATCTTAGAGCCGCCATCGATGTTCACGGGCTACAGACCATCCCACTCGCTATGCCACAACTAGCCAAAGGTGGTGGTTTCATCCGCTGCACCACCCTCACCCTTGACAACATATAG
- a CDS encoding integrase, with amino-acid sequence MVDITGYHRTYASVLLRSPPPKAIIRKPRTARYSVETKQVVLLLWHATSNICAERLQPFMPELLDKLVACGELAVRPEIDDQLRQISLATVKRIVSREKRRSIIRIGGTTKPGSLLKRQISVRYGRWDETTPGWCETDTVAHCGDTLAGTFIYSLNLTDVATSWSEQVAIMGKGERASVTGLDSARKRLPFKLLGIDSDNGSEFINWHMARYAKNNRLTFTRSRPYRKNDQAHVEQKNWTAIRQLVGYQRMDTNEQLESLNDLYQNEWRQYLNFSNQL; translated from the coding sequence GTGGTAGACATTACTGGCTATCACCGAACCTATGCTAGCGTCTTGCTGCGCTCCCCGCCGCCCAAGGCGATTATCCGTAAGCCGCGGACTGCTCGCTATTCGGTCGAAACTAAGCAAGTTGTTTTGCTACTCTGGCATGCCACTAGTAACATCTGCGCTGAACGCTTGCAGCCATTCATGCCAGAGCTTTTAGATAAGCTAGTAGCGTGCGGCGAACTGGCCGTAAGACCCGAAATCGATGATCAGCTTAGGCAAATTAGTCTAGCTACTGTTAAACGCATTGTCTCCCGCGAGAAGCGACGCAGCATCATCCGAATTGGCGGTACAACCAAACCAGGTAGTCTGCTAAAACGGCAGATTAGTGTGCGTTATGGTCGCTGGGACGAAACAACACCGGGTTGGTGCGAAACAGACACCGTAGCCCACTGTGGCGACACATTAGCTGGCACGTTTATCTACAGTCTAAATTTAACGGATGTAGCTACTAGCTGGAGTGAGCAGGTGGCTATTATGGGCAAGGGTGAACGAGCGTCTGTAACTGGCCTTGACAGTGCCCGTAAGCGTTTGCCGTTTAAACTACTGGGTATTGATTCGGACAACGGCAGCGAATTCATCAATTGGCACATGGCGCGCTATGCTAAGAATAATCGATTAACCTTTACCCGTTCTAGGCCATACAGAAAGAACGACCAAGCCCATGTCGAACAAAAGAACTGGACTGCCATACGGCAACTAGTGGGTTACCAACGTATGGACACAAATGAACAGCTAGAAAGCCTAAATGACCTCTACCAAAACGAGTGGAGGCAGTACCTTAATTTTTCCAACCAACTATGA
- a CDS encoding co-chaperone GroES has protein sequence MNIPIQPLADYIVAQTEEAAKKTASGLYIPGGAQEKPTVAKVVAVAAAVKSVKVGDRIIYKSYSQTEVKVGTENYLLVKEEDVLATVKG, from the coding sequence ATGAATATACCAATCCAGCCGCTAGCCGATTATATTGTTGCCCAGACAGAAGAAGCAGCAAAAAAAACAGCAAGTGGTTTATACATTCCGGGCGGAGCACAGGAAAAGCCGACGGTTGCAAAAGTTGTGGCTGTAGCTGCGGCAGTAAAAAGTGTCAAAGTCGGTGACCGTATTATCTATAAGAGTTACAGCCAGACGGAAGTAAAAGTAGGGACTGAGAATTACCTTTTGGTTAAGGAAGAAGACGTATTGGCCACGGTGAAGGGGTAG
- a CDS encoding twin-arginine translocase subunit TatC, whose translation MVWTSISSGLIGIGGILFGYYAGLPAALHFLLKQQCHNGQVEAMISIEKYFSFVVAYMVGAALMFQLPLLLIIINRIKPLTPQKMFKYERAVIMFAFVSAFIMNPTPNVVDQMLTVIPVLISYQVGILIVWLVNKKNARRRYATLFDQDTAARDARLERARTAARLPSEVLSPAQPEAPLRSTTMQKTLTASAANIPQPRAVSPKYLSPRPGYVSSGGRVLQI comes from the coding sequence ATTGTCTGGACAAGTATATCTTCGGGGCTCATAGGAATTGGCGGCATATTGTTTGGCTACTACGCGGGGCTACCTGCCGCTCTGCATTTTCTCCTTAAGCAGCAGTGTCATAATGGTCAAGTCGAAGCCATGATAAGCATAGAGAAATACTTTTCCTTTGTAGTTGCCTACATGGTTGGAGCAGCCTTAATGTTTCAGCTTCCGCTACTACTCATTATTATCAATCGCATTAAGCCACTTACCCCTCAGAAAATGTTCAAGTATGAGCGTGCTGTCATTATGTTTGCTTTTGTTTCAGCATTTATTATGAACCCGACTCCTAATGTAGTTGACCAAATGCTTACAGTCATACCAGTACTAATTTCCTATCAGGTTGGCATTCTCATAGTCTGGCTTGTAAACAAGAAAAATGCGCGGCGGCGATACGCCACACTATTTGACCAGGACACTGCTGCCCGAGACGCACGGCTCGAACGCGCTCGTACTGCTGCGCGACTACCCAGCGAAGTGCTTTCGCCCGCGCAACCCGAAGCGCCACTTCGCTCCACAACAATGCAAAAAACCCTGACTGCCTCGGCGGCAAACATACCGCAACCTCGGGCTGTTTCACCGAAGTATCTTAGCCCTCGACCAGGCTACGTCAGCTCCGGTGGACGGGTTCTCCAAATATAG
- a CDS encoding twin-arginine translocase subunit TatC produces the protein MKRTKRNNRTAKTRIRPSRSVADKAPLSAHLREVKRRLFFVAVSVAIFSALVYSIERKLIEILLAPSQGQHFVYTSPMGGINFLFNVCFYFGIALSIPAIIYNLLKFLQPLIKGATQRLLSGQVYLRGS, from the coding sequence GTGAAGAGGACAAAAAGAAACAACCGAACAGCCAAGACCAGAATCAGGCCTAGTAGATCAGTCGCAGACAAAGCGCCGCTTTCCGCACACCTACGTGAAGTGAAGCGGCGCCTGTTCTTTGTAGCGGTTTCCGTCGCTATTTTCAGCGCACTTGTCTACAGTATTGAGCGTAAGCTAATAGAAATATTGCTCGCGCCCAGCCAAGGTCAGCATTTTGTTTACACTTCGCCAATGGGCGGAATAAATTTTCTTTTCAACGTGTGTTTTTATTTTGGCATAGCCCTGAGCATACCGGCTATCATTTATAACCTACTCAAGTTCCTGCAGCCCCTAATTAAGGGGGCAACGCAGCGTTTATTGTCTGGACAAGTATATCTTCGGGGCTCATAG
- a CDS encoding twin-arginine translocase TatA/TatE family subunit, with protein sequence MFTQLAILDLSTGSLVILLIIVLLLFGSKKLPELSKSLGESARELRKGMKSEEDKKKQPNSQDQNQA encoded by the coding sequence ATGTTTACACAACTCGCAATACTCGATCTTTCCACTGGAAGCCTGGTTATTTTACTAATCATCGTTCTCCTACTATTTGGTTCCAAGAAATTGCCTGAACTTTCAAAAAGCCTGGGCGAGTCGGCTCGTGAACTACGAAAAGGCATGAAGAGTGAAGAGGACAAAAAGAAACAACCGAACAGCCAAGACCAGAATCAGGCCTAG
- a CDS encoding sortase — protein sequence MPDKNWRRANTALLIVIVLINCYVMALPLLPSVSFWLQNRNGSTEKALVERLTKPNLTQDAPSTPDVFHSDASHDGLIIPKMLLDTPLIEGPKKDSYRLLNAGAWRIPFGSTPDKGGNTVIAGHRFSYTGPRGVFYFLSKLEPGDDIGLWYQGKLYRYTVASSRTHAATDTYVQEPTDDTRLTLYTCTPLWNPVSRLVVVAKPIPNTEESL from the coding sequence ATGCCCGATAAAAACTGGCGCCGAGCCAACACCGCATTACTTATAGTCATTGTTCTCATTAACTGCTATGTCATGGCGCTACCACTTCTCCCAAGCGTCTCTTTTTGGCTACAGAACCGCAATGGTTCGACCGAAAAGGCCTTAGTTGAGCGTCTCACAAAGCCAAACTTAACCCAGGATGCCCCCTCTACCCCTGATGTTTTTCACTCGGATGCTTCCCATGATGGCCTTATTATCCCAAAAATGCTGCTCGATACACCTCTCATTGAAGGCCCAAAAAAAGATAGCTACCGCCTGCTGAATGCCGGCGCCTGGCGCATACCTTTTGGCAGTACCCCAGACAAAGGCGGCAACACCGTCATTGCCGGTCACCGCTTTAGCTACACCGGACCACGCGGTGTCTTTTATTTTCTAAGTAAACTTGAGCCGGGCGATGACATTGGCCTGTGGTACCAGGGCAAGCTCTACCGCTACACGGTCGCGAGCAGTCGTACTCATGCCGCAACTGATACTTACGTTCAAGAGCCGACAGATGACACTCGCCTGACGCTGTATACTTGCACCCCACTATGGAATCCTGTCAGCCGTTTGGTTGTTGTCGCAAAACCTATTCCGAATACGGAGGAGTCGTTATGA
- a CDS encoding cupin: MQPYVRRVEKPWGYELHFATPDMPYMMKLMHVNAGCRMSLQIHDAKRETYVILSGRAALVWEDNNGELLETELQLGQGYSTIVGQKHRFKGITDADIMEASTPEIGTTWRLEDDYSRPNETPEQRKAERGE; encoded by the coding sequence CTGCAGCCATACGTTCGGCGTGTCGAAAAACCTTGGGGATATGAACTGCATTTTGCAACGCCGGATATGCCATACATGATGAAGCTGATGCATGTAAACGCTGGCTGTCGCATGAGCCTGCAAATACATGACGCTAAAAGGGAAACCTATGTTATTTTAAGCGGCCGGGCAGCCCTGGTCTGGGAAGACAATAATGGAGAGCTTTTAGAGACTGAACTCCAATTAGGGCAGGGTTACAGTACGATTGTCGGACAAAAACATCGCTTTAAGGGGATAACCGACGCAGATATTATGGAAGCGTCGACGCCTGAAATTGGTACAACTTGGCGCCTCGAGGATGATTATTCCCGACCAAATGAGACCCCTGAGCAACGGAAAGCCGAGCGCGGGGAATAA
- a CDS encoding UDP-N-acetylglucosamine 2-epimerase, with product MDYFTPEAIKKIAQSEKKLVHIVLIATKPDIIKQAPLYHELMNRGELVLLCHTGQHYDFRYSGGMMEEFGITPDILLTIQGPLNAKIAQMIERYGEVIEWLKTQGKTPIPYIHGDTSTSMAIGLGSYMHRVACVHVEAGIRTLTPKREIYKQFYDDFKAGNFNWNDYYAAQQVRGNFEQGSMEPFPEQFNTRVSEPASGYHAAPVELDRDFMLAEGFSSNTIEVTGNTVADATRLAIADAAQSTILEKYPQLASGEFIRFCIHRRENTQDERRFTVLIEAMEKLVQKGRSVLLISLFGTEEAIDSFGLRTRIESLAKENPETFIYSDVWPYYRDVIAAMQRCAAVATDSGSMQEEMNILGVPCVTLRFGSDRSESVLAGANVQAPPIDSDFVVAIIEGALHNKQMASVGNLYGENVSAKIVDGVLARASNELGLFQTEEARPGLLD from the coding sequence TTGGATTATTTTACCCCTGAAGCCATAAAGAAAATTGCTCAGTCTGAGAAAAAACTTGTGCACATTGTCCTCATTGCCACAAAACCTGACATCATCAAACAGGCGCCCCTCTACCACGAACTCATGAATCGCGGTGAGCTGGTGCTACTCTGTCATACCGGTCAGCACTACGACTTCCGTTATAGCGGTGGTATGATGGAAGAATTCGGCATCACGCCCGATATTCTCCTTACAATACAGGGGCCTCTGAATGCTAAAATAGCCCAAATGATCGAGCGTTACGGCGAGGTTATTGAATGGCTAAAGACTCAGGGCAAAACGCCCATTCCCTACATTCACGGTGACACAAGTACCTCTATGGCTATAGGCCTTGGATCCTACATGCACCGGGTGGCCTGCGTGCACGTCGAGGCTGGCATTCGTACTCTCACACCAAAACGTGAAATATACAAGCAATTCTATGACGACTTTAAGGCTGGAAACTTCAATTGGAATGACTACTACGCCGCACAACAGGTTCGTGGCAACTTTGAGCAAGGCAGTATGGAGCCTTTTCCTGAACAGTTTAATACTCGCGTGTCGGAACCAGCCTCCGGCTATCACGCCGCCCCTGTCGAGCTCGACCGAGATTTCATGCTTGCCGAAGGATTTAGCTCAAACACCATAGAGGTTACAGGCAATACTGTCGCAGACGCAACACGGCTTGCCATTGCCGACGCTGCTCAGTCAACAATACTTGAGAAGTATCCTCAGCTCGCAAGCGGCGAGTTCATTCGCTTCTGTATACACCGGCGTGAAAACACTCAAGACGAGAGACGTTTCACTGTACTCATTGAGGCAATGGAAAAACTAGTCCAAAAAGGCCGTTCCGTACTGCTTATTTCTCTCTTTGGCACGGAAGAAGCTATTGATTCGTTCGGGTTGCGTACACGTATCGAATCATTGGCCAAAGAAAACCCCGAAACATTTATTTACTCCGATGTATGGCCCTACTACCGCGATGTCATTGCTGCTATGCAGCGATGTGCGGCCGTAGCGACCGACTCCGGAAGCATGCAGGAGGAAATGAACATCCTTGGCGTGCCATGTGTGACTTTGAGGTTTGGTAGTGATCGTTCCGAATCTGTTCTCGCCGGCGCAAATGTACAGGCTCCACCGATTGATAGCGACTTTGTGGTCGCCATCATCGAGGGCGCGCTTCACAACAAACAAATGGCTAGCGTCGGCAATCTATATGGGGAGAATGTTTCCGCAAAAATTGTCGACGGCGTACTCGCTCGAGCTAGCAACGAACTGGGGCTGTTCCAGACCGAAGAAGCCCGGCCTGGCTTACTAGACTAG
- a CDS encoding mannose-1-phosphate guanylyltransferase, translating to MSKDHNYAVIVAGGSGTRLWPISRQELPKQMQSLVSQHSLLEDTYERLQGVYSSDHILVSTTVNYVEKIKKILPDIPEENFVVEPTAKGPALAFALFAEVLYRRDPKAIIFSMASDHAIAEKNAFQTVLGQAHDYIGKHPDRIALVGVKPTRPDTGLGYIKVDTEIQADPCVYSVEKFIEKPSYPVAKRYAQSSDFFWNVAYYCFSAKTLLEAYNEASPRSVEQIRAYVDSNDVADFEAAPKMVHEIEVVNARKFPLVLIPAEFHWDDIGNWSALHDLLADANGDKSRVISHTPHHIDVDSQGCMVRSENPDKLIATVGLENLIIVDTADSLLVMHKGHSQDIKTVIEEIKQRGLEKYL from the coding sequence GTGAGCAAAGATCATAACTATGCTGTTATTGTGGCTGGTGGCTCTGGTACTCGGCTGTGGCCAATTAGTCGGCAAGAGTTGCCGAAACAAATGCAAAGCCTCGTCAGTCAGCACTCGCTACTTGAAGATACCTACGAAAGATTACAGGGTGTCTACTCATCCGATCATATCCTCGTCTCGACTACAGTCAACTACGTCGAAAAAATAAAAAAAATACTGCCAGACATCCCCGAAGAGAACTTTGTTGTTGAACCGACAGCGAAGGGCCCTGCCCTGGCATTTGCACTTTTTGCCGAAGTCCTCTATAGACGGGATCCAAAGGCTATCATATTCTCGATGGCGTCTGACCATGCTATCGCAGAAAAAAATGCCTTTCAAACCGTTTTAGGGCAAGCCCACGATTACATTGGTAAGCATCCAGATCGTATTGCACTCGTGGGCGTCAAGCCAACTCGTCCCGACACGGGGCTTGGCTATATTAAGGTCGATACGGAAATACAAGCAGACCCATGCGTATACTCGGTAGAGAAATTCATCGAAAAACCTAGCTATCCGGTTGCAAAACGCTATGCTCAGAGTAGTGATTTTTTTTGGAATGTCGCCTACTACTGCTTTTCTGCAAAAACACTTCTCGAAGCCTACAACGAAGCCAGCCCCAGGAGTGTTGAGCAAATTCGAGCATATGTCGATAGTAATGATGTCGCTGACTTTGAAGCTGCGCCGAAAATGGTTCATGAAATTGAAGTCGTCAATGCCCGCAAATTCCCACTCGTTCTTATCCCTGCCGAGTTTCACTGGGATGACATTGGCAACTGGAGTGCGTTGCACGACCTTCTGGCTGATGCAAATGGGGACAAAAGCCGTGTTATTTCCCACACACCTCACCATATCGATGTCGACAGCCAAGGCTGTATGGTGCGCTCAGAAAATCCTGACAAACTCATCGCAACAGTAGGGCTTGAAAATCTTATCATTGTTGATACGGCAGACTCTCTGCTTGTCATGCACAAAGGTCACAGCCAAGACATCAAAACCGTTATAGAAGAAATCAAGCAACGCGGGCTGGAAAAATATTTATAG